CATTTCCATTTTGGCTGTGAGATCGCCTGGGAGGTCCGGGACGGGAGGATCACCCGGGTCTTCAAGAACCCGACCTATCAGGGGCACACCCTGGAGTTCTACAACTCGCTTGACATGGTGGGCGACCGCTCAACTTGGCGTCTGTTTCAGGTAGCAAACTGCGGCAAGGGCGAACCCAACCAGATCATGGAGGTGGGCCATGGGGTGCCGGTGATGCGGTTTAAGAATGTCCTGACCGGAGAAGGGAGGTAAGATGCTTGAGCCAAGAATTCGCAACCTGCTGCTGGAGGCACGGGATTATGCCCGCAAACAGGGTCTGAACGCCGAGTTTTCATTCCACCGCGAGCGCTCCAGTCTGATCAGACTCGGTAACTCGGCAATCGCCCTTTCCACCGCCGAGGAACTTTCCCGGCTGGATGTCTCGGTTCAGGAGGGACGCCGGGTCGGCTCCTGGACTCTGACCGCCGACATTTCCAGCTTTGACCAGCTGAAGGAGGCACTCAACCGTGCAGCCGAAAACTGCCGGAATTCACTGGCAAAGGACTATGAACCGATCTTCGGCGTTGTTGAAGAGCCGGTTGACGACACCGCCGGTTTTGACCCTGCACTGGAAACCCTCTCCCCGGTTACCAAATCGGAGCTGTGCGCCCGGGTAATCAGGCATCTCAAACCCAGAGGCAGTTACGACTTCTCCGGTTCCTGGAGCACCGGCTCAACCGAGATGTATTACCTGACCACCGCCAATGACCACGAAGCCTACCGGAAACTCACCGACGGCCGGCTGGTGCTGGTCCTGAAGGACCAGGTGCAGAAATGGGAGCTGGCGGTGGAGAAAACCCAGAAGCGGGCGGGCGAGTTCAGTGCCGAAGAGATCATCGCGGAGTTTGAAACCCTTCTGCCCATTTACGAGCAGAACCCGGGCTACAAGACCGAGATCGGCAATCAGCGGGTACTTTTCGGACCGCAGGCAATCGCCCAGCTCGTCTCCCTCTGTGTCTGGGGCGGCTTCTTCGGCCGGGCTTATGAGGAGGGGCGGGCATTTACCTCCAGAAACCGCTTCGGCGACAAAATCTTTTCCGAGATGGTTACGCTCACCGACGACCCGAGCAATCCCGATGTCTTCGGCATGCCGTTTGACTTCAATGGCAAAAGGCGCCGGCCCTTCCTGCTGGTGAAAAACGGCATATTCACCAATGTCACCTACGACTCGCAGACCGCTGCCAAGTACGGCAAACAGCCGACCGGCCATGACCTCAACAACTGGGATCTGGTGTTTGGCACCGGCACCGGACCGGCAGATCTGAAGTCAGCAATGGCGCTTGCCGGCAATGCACTCTACATCCCGCACCTTCACTATGTCCACCTTCCGGATCCGACCCGTGGTATCTTCACCGGCTCCTCCCGTTTCAATGCCCTTTTGATC
This window of the candidate division WOR-3 bacterium genome carries:
- a CDS encoding metallopeptidase TldD-related protein, with product MLEPRIRNLLLEARDYARKQGLNAEFSFHRERSSLIRLGNSAIALSTAEELSRLDVSVQEGRRVGSWTLTADISSFDQLKEALNRAAENCRNSLAKDYEPIFGVVEEPVDDTAGFDPALETLSPVTKSELCARVIRHLKPRGSYDFSGSWSTGSTEMYYLTTANDHEAYRKLTDGRLVLVLKDQVQKWELAVEKTQKRAGEFSAEEIIAEFETLLPIYEQNPGYKTEIGNQRVLFGPQAIAQLVSLCVWGGFFGRAYEEGRAFTSRNRFGDKIFSEMVTLTDDPSNPDVFGMPFDFNGKRRRPFLLVKNGIFTNVTYDSQTAAKYGKQPTGHDLNNWDLVFGTGTGPADLKSAMALAGNALYIPHLHYVHLPDPTRGIFTGSSRFNALLIRDGRPVAPLFSSRITDSIPNVFNNVVAVAARSVAQNESSTYERRTPEAQSVPAWLLCDQVRISDVADSF